Within Sulfurovum xiamenensis, the genomic segment GTGAAAGTGTGGCAAGTGACATGGTCTCAACGCTACCATCATCTTTCACCAGCATATCAACCAGATCAAAATCATGTCTCTCGACACGTACGAATTCATCTTCTTTCTCTACGATGAGATGGTCCTCTTCTATCTTTCTGAGGATCCCTCTCTCTCCATTGACGAACTTTCCCCATTTGTTCACGGTAAAAAGGATGGGAACCCCCTCTTTGAGGGTTAAATGTTCGGAGATAGGCAGCATATTTTTCCAGCCTGTCAGTTTTTTTTCATGGACTGATCCGAACATCTCTATGTTTGCAAAGAGTATGGTCTCTTCGGTATCAAGTTCATTGATCTTTGCTCGATTGGTCTGTTCCACTTCTAGGTTACGACCAAAAAGATAGGTCGGGTCTTTCTCCAACCCTTCATTGTTCCAGAGTTTTGTCATATAATGGATCACTTCCTCATCGCATTGTCCTTTGCGGACCTTGGATAGGATATGTGTGAACTCTGCATCTCTAGTACGTTTCATTTCGATCAGTTCAATCACTGTCAGATCGAAACGTTCCCAAGCCAGACTCTCAAATGCATAGAGCTTTTCTCCAAAGACATCAGCTCTATTCTGCTGTTTTTGTACCGGTGGCAATTGAAAGAAATCTCCTACAAACAGTACTTTTCCAAGATATCCGTAGTGGTTCAGTCTGTAGGCTATCATATCCATTAGGTCCGTACTCACCATGGAAATTTCATCGATGATGATAAGATCTGTAGCTTTGAGTACTTTCTTCAGGTCCGAAAGCCGGCTTTTAGCACGTTTGTCTCCTGCAGCCAATTCTTCAAAGTTATTTGCGATACCGAAAACAAAAAAGCTATGTACCGTAAAACCACCAATATTCACTGCACTCACACCTGTTGAGCCCAAAGAGACGACTTGTTTCCCTCTTTTTCGGTAGTCAGAGATCACCTCATTGGTAATATAGCTCTTTCCTACCCCTGCACCACCTGTCAAAAAAACATTGGAATGTTTCAGTGCTTCTAATACATCGACTTTATCACTCAAAACCCAGCCTTATCTACAAATCCACCCTGACAATGGCTTCGTGTTTGTTTTCCTTGCGTTAAAAGTACACCTAGATCATCACTTCCCGCTCCTATATGCAACCAAAGTTCCATGATAAGTCCCTTATTACA encodes:
- a CDS encoding ATP-dependent DNA helicase, translated to MSDKVDVLEALKHSNVFLTGGAGVGKSYITNEVISDYRKRGKQVVSLGSTGVSAVNIGGFTVHSFFVFGIANNFEELAAGDKRAKSRLSDLKKVLKATDLIIIDEISMVSTDLMDMIAYRLNHYGYLGKVLFVGDFFQLPPVQKQQNRADVFGEKLYAFESLAWERFDLTVIELIEMKRTRDAEFTHILSKVRKGQCDEEVIHYMTKLWNNEGLEKDPTYLFGRNLEVEQTNRAKINELDTEETILFANIEMFGSVHEKKLTGWKNMLPISEHLTLKEGVPILFTVNKWGKFVNGERGILRKIEEDHLIVEKEDEFVRVERHDFDLVDMLVKDDGSVETMSLATLSQFPLKLAYAVTIHKSQGMSIDNLVCNVDNIFAPSQFYVAISRAINPKHLKIDFNRGDLTQYLKRVINVDRRVVEYYENLVTS